From one Neofelis nebulosa isolate mNeoNeb1 chromosome 4, mNeoNeb1.pri, whole genome shotgun sequence genomic stretch:
- the ADGRL1 gene encoding adhesion G protein-coupled receptor L1 isoform X4, whose amino-acid sequence MARLAAVLWSLCITAVLVASATQGLSRAGLPFGLMRRELACEGYPIELRCPGSDVIMVENANYGRTDDKICDADPFQMENVQCYLPDAFKIMSQRCNNRTQCVVVAGSDAFPDPCPGTYKYLEVQYDCVPYIEVEQKVFVCPGTLQKVLEPTSTHESEHQSGAWCKDPLQAGDRIYVMPWIPYRTDTLTEYASWEDYVAARHTTTYRLPNRVDGTGFVVYDGAVFYNKERTRNIVKYDLRTRIKSGETVINTANYHDTSPYRWGGKTDIDLAVDENGLWVIYATEGNNGRLVVSQLNPYTLRFEGTWETGYDKRSASNAFMVCGVLYVLRSVYVDDDSEAAGNRVDYAFNTNANREEPVSLAFPNPYQFVSSVDYNPRDNQLYVWNNYFVVRYSLEFGPPDPSAGPATSPPVSTTTTARPTPLTSTASPAATTPLRRVPLTTHPVGAINQLGPDLPPATAPAPSTRRPPAPNLHVSPELFCEPREVRRVQWPATQQGMLVERPCPKGTRGIASFQCLPALGLWNPRGPDLSNCTSPWVNQVAQKIKSGENAANIASELARHTRGSIYAGDVSSSVKLMEQLLDILDAQLQALRPIERESAGKNYNKMHKRERTCKDYIKAVVETVDNLLRPEALESWKDMNATEQVHTATMLLDVLEEGAFLLADNVREPARFLAAKQNVVLEVTVLNTEGQVQELVFPQEYPSENSIQLSANTIKQNSRNGVVKVVFILYNNLGLFLSTENATVKLAGEAGTGGPGGASLVVNSQVIAASINKESSRVFLMDPVIFTVAHLEAKNHFNANCSFWNYSERSMLGYWSTQGCRLVESNKTHTTCACSHLTNFAVLMAHHEITDRNTIHKNLCINLFLAELLFLVGIDKTQYEIACPIFAGLLHYFFLAAFSWLCLEGVHLYLLLVEVFESEYSRTKYYYLGGYCFPALVVGIAAAIDYRSYGTEKACWLRVDNYFIWSFIGPVSFVIVVNLVFLMVTLHKMIRSSSVLKPDSSRLDNIKSWALGAIALLFLLGLTWAFGLLFINKESVVMAYLFTTFNAFQGVFIFVFHCALQKKVHKEYSKCLRHSYCCIRSPPGGAHGSLKTSAMRSNTRYYTGTQSRIRRMWNDTVRKQTESSFMAGDINSTPTLNRGTMGNHLLTNPVLQPRGGTSPYNTLIAESVGFNPSSPPVFNSPGSYREPKHPLGGREACGMDTLPLNGNFNNSYSLRSGDFPPGDGASEPPRGRNLADAAAFEKMIISELVHNNLRGGSSGAKGPPPPEPPVPPVPGGGGEEEAGGPGGADRAEIELLYKALEEPLLLPRAQSVLYQSDLDESESCTAEDGATSRPLSSPPGRDSLYASGANLRDSPSYPDSSPEGPSEALPPPPPAPPGPPEIYYTSRPPALVARNPLQGYYQVRRPSHEGYLAAPGLEGPGPDGDGQMQLVTSL is encoded by the exons TCTTCGTGTGCCCAGGGACCCTGCAGAAGGTGTTGGAGCCCACCTCCACGCACGAGTCGGAACACCAGTCTGGCGCCTGGTGCAAGGACCCGCTGCAGGCGGGCGACCGTATCTACGTCATGCCCTGGATCCCCTACCGCACGGACACGCTGACCGAGTACGCCTCGTGGGAGGACTACGTGGCCGCGCGCCACACCACCACCTACCGCCTGCCCAACCGCGTGGACGGCACGGGCTTCGTGGTCTACGACGGCGCCGTCTTCTACAACAAGGAGCGCACGCGCAACATCGTCAAGTACGACCTGCGCACGCGCATCAAGAGCGGGGAGACGGTCATCAACACGGCCAACTACCACGACACCTCGCCCTACCGCTGGGGGGGCAAGACCGACATCGACCTAGCTGTGGACGAGAACGGGCTGTGGGTCATTTACGCCACCGAGGGCAACAACGGGCGCCTGGTGGTGAGCCAGCTCAACCCCTACACGCTGCGTTTCGAGGGCACGTGGGAGACCGGCTACGACAAGCGCTCGGCGTCCAACGCCTTCATGGTGTGCGGGGTCCTGTACGTGCTGCGCTCCGTGTACGTGGACGACGACAGCGAGGCGGCGGGCAACCGCGTGGACTACGCCTTCAACACCAACGCCAACCGCGAGGAGCCCGTGAGCCTGGCCTTCCCCAACCCCTACCAGTTCGTCTCCTCCGTGGACTACAACCCTCGCGACAACCAGCTTTACGTCTGGAACAACTATTTTGTGGTGCGCTACAGCCTGGAGTTCGGGCCGCCCGACCCCAGTGCGG GCCCAGCCACTTCCCCACCTGTCAGCACGACCACCACAGCCCGACCCACACCCCTCACCAGCACGGCCTCGCCCGCAGCTACCACCCCGCTCCGCCGGGTGCCCCTCACCACACACCCTGTGGGTGCCATCAACCAGCTGGGACCTGACCTGCCTCCAGCCAcagccccagctcccagcacccggcggcccccagcccccaacctGCACGTGTCCCCAGAGCTCTTCTGTGAACCTAGAGAGGTGCGGCGGGTCCAGTGGCCGGCCACCCAGCAGGGCATGCTGGTGGAGAGGCCCTGCCCCAAGGGGACCCGAG GAATTGCCTCCTTCCAGTGTCTACCAGCCCTGGGGCTCTGGAACCCCCGGGGCCCTGACCTCAGCAACTGCACCTCCCCCTGGGTCAACCAGGTGGCCCAGAAG ATCAAGAGTGGGGAGAATGCAGCCAACATTGCCAGTGAGCTAGCCCGTCACACCCGAGGCTCCATCTATGCGGGTGACGTGTCCTCCTCCGTGAAGCTGATGGAGCAGCTGCTGGATATTCTGGACGCCCAGCTGCAGGCCTTGCGGCCCATTGAGCGCGAGTCAGCTGGCAAGAACTACAACAAG aTGCACAAGCGGGAGAGAACCTGCAAAGACTACATCAAG GCTGTGGTAGAGACTGTGGACAACCTGCTGCGGCCAGAGGCTCTGGAATCCTGGAAGGACATGAATGCTACGGAGCAGGTGCACACAGCCACCATGCTCTTGGATGTCCTGGAGGAGGGTGCCTTCCTGCTGGCCGACAATGTCAGGGAGCCCGCCCGCTTCCTGGCTGCCAAGCAGAATGTGG TCCTGGAGGTGACAGTCCTCAACACCGAGGGCCAAGTGCAGGAGCTGGTGTTCCCCCAGGAGTACCCAAGCGAGAACTCCATCCAGCTGTCCGCCAATACCATCAAGCAGAACAGCCGCAACG GTGTAGTCAAAGTCGTTTTCATCCTCTACAACAACCTGGGTCTCTTCCTGTCCACCGAGAACGCCACAGTGAAGCTGGCAGGTGAAGCAGGTACAGGTGGCCCAGGCGGCGCCTCCCTGGTGGTGAATTCGCAGGTCATCGCGGCGTCCATCAACAAGGAGTCCAGTCGAGTCTTTCTCATGGACCCGGTCATCTTCACCGTGGCCCACCTGGAG GCCAAGAACCACTTCAATGCTAACTGCTCCTTCTGGAACTACTCGGAGCGTTCCATGCTGGGCTACTGGTCAACCCAGGGCTGCCGCCTGGTGGAGTCCAACAAGACCCACACCACGTGTGCCTGCAGCCACCTCACCAACTTCGCCGTGCTGATGGCCCACCACGAGATC ACCGACCGCAACACCATCCACAAGAACCTGTGCATCAACCTCTTCCTGGCTGAGCTGCTCTTCCTGGTGGGGATCGACAAGACTCAGTATGAG ATCGCCTGCCCCATCTTCGCTGGCTTGCTGCACTACTTCTTCCTGGCCGCCTTCTCCTGGCTGTGCCTGGAGGGCGTGCACCTCTATCTGCTGCTGGTCGAAGTGTTTGAGAGCGAGTACTCCCGTACCAAGTACTACTACTTGGGGGGCTACTGCTTCCCGGCACTGGTGGTGGGCATCGCGGCTGCCATCGACTACCGCAGCTATGGCACCGAGAAGGC CTGCTGGCTCCGAGTGGACAATTATTTCATCTGGAGCTTCATCGGGCCAGTCTCCTTTGTTATCGTG GTGAACCTGGTGTTCCTCATGGTGACCCTGCACAAGATGATCCGGAGCTCATCTGTGCTCAAGCCCGACTCCAGTCGCCTCGACAACATTAA atcCTGGGCCCTGGGGGCCATCGCGCTGCTCTTCCTGCTGGGTCTCACTTGGGCTTTCGGCCTGCTCTTCATCAATAAGGAGTCGGTGGTCATGGCCTATCTCTTCACCACTTTCAACGCCTTCCAGGGGGTCTTCATCTTTGTCTTTCACTGCGCCTTACAAAAGAAG gtGCACAAGGAGTACAGCAAGTGCCTGCGTCACTCCTACTGCTGCATCCGCTCCCCCCCCGGGGGCGCTCACGGCTCACTGAAGACCTCAGCCATGCGGAGCAACACCCGCTACTACACAGGGACCCAG AGCCGAATCCGGAGGATGTGGAACGACACCGTGAGGAAACAGACGGAGTCCTCCTTCATGGCAGGCGACATCAACAGTACCCCCACCCTGAACAGAG GTACCATGGGGAACCACCTGCTGACCAACCCCGTGCTACAGCCCCGTGGGGGCACCAGCCCCTACAACACCCTCATTGCTGAGTCGGTGGGCTTCAATCCCTCCTCGCCCCCTGTCTTCAACTCCCCAG GGAGCTACCGGGAACCCA AGCACCCTCTGGGAGGCCGGGAAGCCTGTGGCATGGACACACTGCCCCTCAATGGCAATTTCAACAACAGTTACTCCTTGCGAAGTGGGGATTTCCCTCCAGGGGATGGGGCCTCCGAGCCACCCCGAGGCCGGAACCTGGCCGACGCTGCTGCCTTCGAGAAGATGATCATCTCAGAGCTGGTACACAACAACCTGCGGGGCGGCAGCAGCGGGGCCAAGGGCCCTCCACCACCCGAACCCCCCGTGCCACCTGTGCCAGGGGGCGGTGGCGAGGAAGAAGCAGGCGGGCCCGGGGGTGCTGACCGGGCAGAGATCGAACTTCTCTACAAGGCCCTGGAGGAGCCGCTGCTGCTGCCCCGGGCCCAGTCGGTGCTGTACCAGAGCGATCTGGATGAGTCGGAGAGCTGCACTGCGGAGGATGGGGCCACCAGccggcccctctcctcccctccggGCCGGGACTCCCTCTATGCCAGCGGGGCCAACCTGCGGGACTCGCCCTCCTACCCGGACAGCAGCCCCGAGGGGCCCAGCGAggccctcccaccacccccgccTGCGCCCCCCGGCCCCCCTGAAATCTACTACACCTCGCGCCCACCGGCCCTGGTGGCCCGGAACCCCCTGCAGGGCTACTACCAGGTGCGGCGGCCCAGCCACGAGGGCTACCTGGCAGCCCCAGGCCTCGAGGGGCCAGGGCCCGATGGGGATGGGCAGATGCAGCTGGTCACCAGTCTCTGA
- the ADGRL1 gene encoding adhesion G protein-coupled receptor L1 isoform X1 gives MARLAAVLWSLCITAVLVASATQGLSRAGLPFGLMRRELACEGYPIELRCPGSDVIMVENANYGRTDDKICDADPFQMENVQCYLPDAFKIMSQRCNNRTQCVVVAGSDAFPDPCPGTYKYLEVQYDCVPYIEVEQKVFVCPGTLQKVLEPTSTHESEHQSGAWCKDPLQAGDRIYVMPWIPYRTDTLTEYASWEDYVAARHTTTYRLPNRVDGTGFVVYDGAVFYNKERTRNIVKYDLRTRIKSGETVINTANYHDTSPYRWGGKTDIDLAVDENGLWVIYATEGNNGRLVVSQLNPYTLRFEGTWETGYDKRSASNAFMVCGVLYVLRSVYVDDDSEAAGNRVDYAFNTNANREEPVSLAFPNPYQFVSSVDYNPRDNQLYVWNNYFVVRYSLEFGPPDPSAGPATSPPVSTTTTARPTPLTSTASPAATTPLRRVPLTTHPVGAINQLGPDLPPATAPAPSTRRPPAPNLHVSPELFCEPREVRRVQWPATQQGMLVERPCPKGTRGIASFQCLPALGLWNPRGPDLSNCTSPWVNQVAQKIKSGENAANIASELARHTRGSIYAGDVSSSVKLMEQLLDILDAQLQALRPIERESAGKNYNKMHKRERTCKDYIKAVVETVDNLLRPEALESWKDMNATEQVHTATMLLDVLEEGAFLLADNVREPARFLAAKQNVVLEVTVLNTEGQVQELVFPQEYPSENSIQLSANTIKQNSRNGVVKVVFILYNNLGLFLSTENATVKLAGEAGTGGPGGASLVVNSQVIAASINKESSRVFLMDPVIFTVAHLEAKNHFNANCSFWNYSERSMLGYWSTQGCRLVESNKTHTTCACSHLTNFAVLMAHHEIYQGRINELLLSVITWVGIVISLVCLAICISTFCFLRGLQTDRNTIHKNLCINLFLAELLFLVGIDKTQYEIACPIFAGLLHYFFLAAFSWLCLEGVHLYLLLVEVFESEYSRTKYYYLGGYCFPALVVGIAAAIDYRSYGTEKACWLRVDNYFIWSFIGPVSFVIVVNLVFLMVTLHKMIRSSSVLKPDSSRLDNIKSWALGAIALLFLLGLTWAFGLLFINKESVVMAYLFTTFNAFQGVFIFVFHCALQKKVHKEYSKCLRHSYCCIRSPPGGAHGSLKTSAMRSNTRYYTGTQSRIRRMWNDTVRKQTESSFMAGDINSTPTLNRGTMGNHLLTNPVLQPRGGTSPYNTLIAESVGFNPSSPPVFNSPGSYREPKHPLGGREACGMDTLPLNGNFNNSYSLRSGDFPPGDGASEPPRGRNLADAAAFEKMIISELVHNNLRGGSSGAKGPPPPEPPVPPVPGGGGEEEAGGPGGADRAEIELLYKALEEPLLLPRAQSVLYQSDLDESESCTAEDGATSRPLSSPPGRDSLYASGANLRDSPSYPDSSPEGPSEALPPPPPAPPGPPEIYYTSRPPALVARNPLQGYYQVRRPSHEGYLAAPGLEGPGPDGDGQMQLVTSL, from the exons TCTTCGTGTGCCCAGGGACCCTGCAGAAGGTGTTGGAGCCCACCTCCACGCACGAGTCGGAACACCAGTCTGGCGCCTGGTGCAAGGACCCGCTGCAGGCGGGCGACCGTATCTACGTCATGCCCTGGATCCCCTACCGCACGGACACGCTGACCGAGTACGCCTCGTGGGAGGACTACGTGGCCGCGCGCCACACCACCACCTACCGCCTGCCCAACCGCGTGGACGGCACGGGCTTCGTGGTCTACGACGGCGCCGTCTTCTACAACAAGGAGCGCACGCGCAACATCGTCAAGTACGACCTGCGCACGCGCATCAAGAGCGGGGAGACGGTCATCAACACGGCCAACTACCACGACACCTCGCCCTACCGCTGGGGGGGCAAGACCGACATCGACCTAGCTGTGGACGAGAACGGGCTGTGGGTCATTTACGCCACCGAGGGCAACAACGGGCGCCTGGTGGTGAGCCAGCTCAACCCCTACACGCTGCGTTTCGAGGGCACGTGGGAGACCGGCTACGACAAGCGCTCGGCGTCCAACGCCTTCATGGTGTGCGGGGTCCTGTACGTGCTGCGCTCCGTGTACGTGGACGACGACAGCGAGGCGGCGGGCAACCGCGTGGACTACGCCTTCAACACCAACGCCAACCGCGAGGAGCCCGTGAGCCTGGCCTTCCCCAACCCCTACCAGTTCGTCTCCTCCGTGGACTACAACCCTCGCGACAACCAGCTTTACGTCTGGAACAACTATTTTGTGGTGCGCTACAGCCTGGAGTTCGGGCCGCCCGACCCCAGTGCGG GCCCAGCCACTTCCCCACCTGTCAGCACGACCACCACAGCCCGACCCACACCCCTCACCAGCACGGCCTCGCCCGCAGCTACCACCCCGCTCCGCCGGGTGCCCCTCACCACACACCCTGTGGGTGCCATCAACCAGCTGGGACCTGACCTGCCTCCAGCCAcagccccagctcccagcacccggcggcccccagcccccaacctGCACGTGTCCCCAGAGCTCTTCTGTGAACCTAGAGAGGTGCGGCGGGTCCAGTGGCCGGCCACCCAGCAGGGCATGCTGGTGGAGAGGCCCTGCCCCAAGGGGACCCGAG GAATTGCCTCCTTCCAGTGTCTACCAGCCCTGGGGCTCTGGAACCCCCGGGGCCCTGACCTCAGCAACTGCACCTCCCCCTGGGTCAACCAGGTGGCCCAGAAG ATCAAGAGTGGGGAGAATGCAGCCAACATTGCCAGTGAGCTAGCCCGTCACACCCGAGGCTCCATCTATGCGGGTGACGTGTCCTCCTCCGTGAAGCTGATGGAGCAGCTGCTGGATATTCTGGACGCCCAGCTGCAGGCCTTGCGGCCCATTGAGCGCGAGTCAGCTGGCAAGAACTACAACAAG aTGCACAAGCGGGAGAGAACCTGCAAAGACTACATCAAG GCTGTGGTAGAGACTGTGGACAACCTGCTGCGGCCAGAGGCTCTGGAATCCTGGAAGGACATGAATGCTACGGAGCAGGTGCACACAGCCACCATGCTCTTGGATGTCCTGGAGGAGGGTGCCTTCCTGCTGGCCGACAATGTCAGGGAGCCCGCCCGCTTCCTGGCTGCCAAGCAGAATGTGG TCCTGGAGGTGACAGTCCTCAACACCGAGGGCCAAGTGCAGGAGCTGGTGTTCCCCCAGGAGTACCCAAGCGAGAACTCCATCCAGCTGTCCGCCAATACCATCAAGCAGAACAGCCGCAACG GTGTAGTCAAAGTCGTTTTCATCCTCTACAACAACCTGGGTCTCTTCCTGTCCACCGAGAACGCCACAGTGAAGCTGGCAGGTGAAGCAGGTACAGGTGGCCCAGGCGGCGCCTCCCTGGTGGTGAATTCGCAGGTCATCGCGGCGTCCATCAACAAGGAGTCCAGTCGAGTCTTTCTCATGGACCCGGTCATCTTCACCGTGGCCCACCTGGAG GCCAAGAACCACTTCAATGCTAACTGCTCCTTCTGGAACTACTCGGAGCGTTCCATGCTGGGCTACTGGTCAACCCAGGGCTGCCGCCTGGTGGAGTCCAACAAGACCCACACCACGTGTGCCTGCAGCCACCTCACCAACTTCGCCGTGCTGATGGCCCACCACGAGATC TACCAGGGCCGCATCAATGAGCTGCTGTTGTCGGTCATCACCTGGGTGGGCATCGTGATCTCCCTCGTCTGCCTGGCCATCTGTATCTCTACCTTCTGCTTCTTGCGGGGGCTGCAGACCGACCGCAACACCATCCACAAGAACCTGTGCATCAACCTCTTCCTGGCTGAGCTGCTCTTCCTGGTGGGGATCGACAAGACTCAGTATGAG ATCGCCTGCCCCATCTTCGCTGGCTTGCTGCACTACTTCTTCCTGGCCGCCTTCTCCTGGCTGTGCCTGGAGGGCGTGCACCTCTATCTGCTGCTGGTCGAAGTGTTTGAGAGCGAGTACTCCCGTACCAAGTACTACTACTTGGGGGGCTACTGCTTCCCGGCACTGGTGGTGGGCATCGCGGCTGCCATCGACTACCGCAGCTATGGCACCGAGAAGGC CTGCTGGCTCCGAGTGGACAATTATTTCATCTGGAGCTTCATCGGGCCAGTCTCCTTTGTTATCGTG GTGAACCTGGTGTTCCTCATGGTGACCCTGCACAAGATGATCCGGAGCTCATCTGTGCTCAAGCCCGACTCCAGTCGCCTCGACAACATTAA atcCTGGGCCCTGGGGGCCATCGCGCTGCTCTTCCTGCTGGGTCTCACTTGGGCTTTCGGCCTGCTCTTCATCAATAAGGAGTCGGTGGTCATGGCCTATCTCTTCACCACTTTCAACGCCTTCCAGGGGGTCTTCATCTTTGTCTTTCACTGCGCCTTACAAAAGAAG gtGCACAAGGAGTACAGCAAGTGCCTGCGTCACTCCTACTGCTGCATCCGCTCCCCCCCCGGGGGCGCTCACGGCTCACTGAAGACCTCAGCCATGCGGAGCAACACCCGCTACTACACAGGGACCCAG AGCCGAATCCGGAGGATGTGGAACGACACCGTGAGGAAACAGACGGAGTCCTCCTTCATGGCAGGCGACATCAACAGTACCCCCACCCTGAACAGAG GTACCATGGGGAACCACCTGCTGACCAACCCCGTGCTACAGCCCCGTGGGGGCACCAGCCCCTACAACACCCTCATTGCTGAGTCGGTGGGCTTCAATCCCTCCTCGCCCCCTGTCTTCAACTCCCCAG GGAGCTACCGGGAACCCA AGCACCCTCTGGGAGGCCGGGAAGCCTGTGGCATGGACACACTGCCCCTCAATGGCAATTTCAACAACAGTTACTCCTTGCGAAGTGGGGATTTCCCTCCAGGGGATGGGGCCTCCGAGCCACCCCGAGGCCGGAACCTGGCCGACGCTGCTGCCTTCGAGAAGATGATCATCTCAGAGCTGGTACACAACAACCTGCGGGGCGGCAGCAGCGGGGCCAAGGGCCCTCCACCACCCGAACCCCCCGTGCCACCTGTGCCAGGGGGCGGTGGCGAGGAAGAAGCAGGCGGGCCCGGGGGTGCTGACCGGGCAGAGATCGAACTTCTCTACAAGGCCCTGGAGGAGCCGCTGCTGCTGCCCCGGGCCCAGTCGGTGCTGTACCAGAGCGATCTGGATGAGTCGGAGAGCTGCACTGCGGAGGATGGGGCCACCAGccggcccctctcctcccctccggGCCGGGACTCCCTCTATGCCAGCGGGGCCAACCTGCGGGACTCGCCCTCCTACCCGGACAGCAGCCCCGAGGGGCCCAGCGAggccctcccaccacccccgccTGCGCCCCCCGGCCCCCCTGAAATCTACTACACCTCGCGCCCACCGGCCCTGGTGGCCCGGAACCCCCTGCAGGGCTACTACCAGGTGCGGCGGCCCAGCCACGAGGGCTACCTGGCAGCCCCAGGCCTCGAGGGGCCAGGGCCCGATGGGGATGGGCAGATGCAGCTGGTCACCAGTCTCTGA